In a single window of the Phaeobacter sp. G2 genome:
- a CDS encoding N-acetyltransferase, with the protein MTAKDLGEQDESLRELKVSSPQQVRSDSHLKVDVFQAATREISLTDLSLLQELIVGVFWPHRDRDLEMLIQLGQGYLALDEIGRPLSSAMKFEMGSEFAMLGMMITAPRLQTRGTGRWMLAQIMEDCGARDLRLSATRAGYRLYKNAGFQPVATIRQQQGIARAIAPLPLAHTDVRAVEERDWPELLELDTGAYGADRQTILQALQAKSDCVVAERAGQIAGYAMIRNFGRGQVIGPVVADSDALAIQLIAPLIQKRAGTFLRLDTPVEEGELTEFLSAAGLGLYDTVTEMYLGNQRRATTGAVLYGLAAHSLG; encoded by the coding sequence ATGACGGCAAAAGATCTGGGTGAGCAGGATGAGTCCCTTAGAGAGCTTAAGGTTTCGTCGCCGCAACAGGTAAGATCGGATTCCCATCTGAAAGTTGATGTTTTCCAAGCTGCGACGCGTGAGATTTCATTAACAGATCTGTCCTTGCTTCAGGAACTGATTGTCGGTGTCTTTTGGCCACATCGCGACCGGGATCTCGAAATGCTGATACAGCTGGGGCAGGGATACCTTGCTTTAGATGAAATTGGCCGCCCTTTGAGTTCTGCGATGAAGTTCGAAATGGGCTCGGAATTTGCGATGTTGGGCATGATGATCACCGCTCCGCGTTTGCAGACACGGGGGACGGGGCGCTGGATGTTGGCGCAAATCATGGAGGACTGTGGCGCGCGGGATCTCCGTCTGAGCGCAACGCGTGCGGGCTACCGTTTGTATAAAAATGCGGGCTTCCAACCGGTGGCAACGATCCGGCAGCAACAGGGCATCGCGCGGGCGATTGCGCCGCTGCCACTGGCTCATACCGATGTGCGCGCTGTTGAAGAGAGAGACTGGCCAGAGCTGCTGGAGCTGGACACAGGTGCCTATGGCGCCGACCGCCAAACCATTCTTCAGGCGCTGCAGGCCAAGTCTGACTGTGTTGTCGCAGAACGCGCAGGACAGATTGCGGGATATGCGATGATCCGCAACTTTGGCCGAGGTCAGGTGATTGGACCGGTGGTGGCAGACAGTGACGCGCTGGCGATACAATTGATCGCGCCGTTGATTCAGAAACGCGCAGGGACCTTTCTGCGCCTGGATACCCCGGTGGAGGAAGGCGAATTGACCGAGTTTCTGTCAGCTGCCGGGCTGGGCTTGTATGACACCGTGACAGAAATGTACCTAGGCAACCAGCGGCGCGCCACAACGGGCGCTGTGTTGTATGGATTGGCTGCGCACTCCCTGGGGTAA
- the argE gene encoding acetylornithine deacetylase yields MTILTAEDLLGRLVGYPTVVGHANLNLIQFIADYLESYGAQVHVLTGPEGDRANLFATIGDPSVPGYILSGHVDVVPAGEPEWKGDPFKMRRDGDRLIGRGTCDMKGFDAAVLAAVPDLAALSLSAPVHIALSYDEEAGCKGVPHMIAELPNLCARPLGCIVGEPTGLQPVLAHKGKAALRLRAKGLSGHSSRPDQGQNAIHALLPALSAAAAQAEALKTQSQDARFAPSYSTLQIGVVQGGQAVNIIPDHAEALIETRAIAGVDPRQLMAPIIAQAGSSLEVDWISSYPALALPTESDLSRLMSELSGKPPLGAVSFGTEAGLFQQAGIPSIICGPGDISRAHKPEEYLTRAELEATRDMICKLGQHLAN; encoded by the coding sequence ATGACAATTTTAACCGCCGAAGACCTGTTAGGCAGGCTGGTGGGGTATCCCACCGTTGTGGGCCACGCAAACCTCAACCTGATACAGTTTATTGCTGATTACCTTGAGAGCTACGGAGCCCAGGTTCATGTTTTGACCGGGCCGGAAGGTGACCGTGCCAATCTGTTTGCCACCATTGGCGATCCCTCAGTTCCTGGGTACATCCTGTCTGGGCACGTGGATGTTGTGCCCGCCGGTGAGCCTGAATGGAAAGGGGATCCTTTCAAAATGCGCCGCGATGGGGACCGCCTGATTGGGCGCGGAACCTGCGATATGAAAGGCTTTGATGCCGCTGTCCTGGCGGCGGTGCCAGATCTGGCAGCCCTGTCGCTGTCTGCCCCGGTTCATATTGCACTGTCCTATGATGAAGAGGCCGGCTGCAAAGGGGTGCCCCATATGATTGCGGAGCTGCCAAACCTTTGTGCCAGGCCGTTGGGCTGCATCGTTGGGGAGCCAACGGGATTGCAGCCCGTGTTGGCCCACAAGGGGAAAGCGGCGCTGCGGCTGCGGGCCAAAGGTTTGTCCGGTCACAGCTCGCGCCCTGATCAGGGGCAAAATGCTATTCACGCTTTGCTTCCGGCGCTTAGTGCGGCTGCGGCGCAGGCTGAGGCCTTAAAGACCCAATCGCAGGATGCGCGTTTTGCGCCGTCCTATTCGACCCTTCAGATTGGTGTTGTGCAGGGCGGGCAAGCGGTCAACATCATACCGGATCACGCCGAAGCACTGATCGAAACACGGGCCATTGCCGGTGTCGATCCCCGGCAGCTGATGGCGCCGATTATCGCACAGGCCGGATCTTCGCTGGAGGTTGACTGGATTTCCTCCTACCCGGCGCTGGCATTACCGACAGAGTCCGACCTGAGCCGGCTCATGAGCGAACTCTCTGGAAAACCACCCCTTGGGGCTGTCAGTTTTGGCACCGAAGCAGGGCTGTTTCAGCAGGCTGGAATCCCTTCGATCATCTGCGGTCCGGGGGACATCTCGCGGGCGCATAAACCAGAAGAGTATCTGACCCGCGCAGAGCTGGAGGCAACGCGGGACATGATCTGTAAGCTGGGCCAGCACCTGGCAAACTAG
- a CDS encoding AzlC family ABC transporter permease, with amino-acid sequence MKHGAIAILPLALGAAIYGFAFGLLAAQVGFPWWGVGLMSATVHAGSSQIVAVEQFASTQTVAGAALAGAALNLRYIGIVASLSDVLAGLSLRAKLLAIHITGDENWALTMAERAKSPDVGAAFLMGSGLVMIAVWTVSTTVGAVIGAVLPDLERFGLGFAFTAAFIAMARGLWRGRPQMLPWVVAATVTIAVVSLGLPKAYAIVAGTVAGLAMSLILHRASGVVA; translated from the coding sequence ATGAAACACGGTGCTATTGCTATCCTCCCTCTCGCTCTTGGCGCTGCTATCTATGGCTTTGCGTTCGGTCTTCTTGCTGCCCAAGTTGGTTTCCCATGGTGGGGCGTTGGACTGATGAGCGCCACCGTTCATGCAGGGTCGTCTCAGATCGTCGCGGTGGAACAGTTTGCCTCCACGCAAACGGTCGCCGGTGCTGCCCTGGCAGGGGCTGCGCTGAATCTGCGCTATATAGGGATTGTCGCATCGCTGTCGGATGTGTTGGCAGGTCTATCGTTGAGGGCCAAACTCTTGGCGATCCACATCACGGGCGACGAAAACTGGGCGTTGACGATGGCGGAACGCGCCAAATCGCCAGATGTTGGGGCGGCCTTCCTCATGGGATCAGGCCTTGTGATGATCGCTGTCTGGACAGTTTCAACAACGGTTGGAGCAGTGATTGGGGCGGTGCTGCCCGACCTTGAACGCTTTGGATTGGGGTTCGCATTTACAGCCGCATTCATTGCAATGGCACGAGGGCTTTGGCGTGGAAGGCCACAGATGTTGCCCTGGGTGGTCGCCGCCACCGTAACCATCGCGGTCGTGTCTCTTGGATTGCCGAAGGCCTATGCAATCGTCGCTGGGACGGTTGCCGGTCTGGCGATGTCCTTGATCTTGCATCGTGCCAGCGGAGTGGTCGCATGA
- a CDS encoding GNAT family N-acetyltransferase, whose protein sequence is MTTTLDRIQLVDFSADHLPGAVRLSQEAGWPHRTQDWALTLSHSTGVVALQEGEVVGTALASVFGDVATLNMIIVDERLRGRRLGRRLMDAVIAYAGAREMRLIATQDGLPLYEKLGFKAIGDVAQFQGLVRAAPPADGVNTDGYDLDRMVAMDRAASGLERGDLLKQISEQGQVFYTDQGFAMLRDFGRGKVLGPIVAQNLETARSLLATAAHTENGSFLRLDTPVPELGTFAQELGLEPVGGGTCMVLQPQQATYGNTFQTYGLVSQALG, encoded by the coding sequence ATGACGACAACTTTGGACAGGATCCAATTGGTGGATTTCTCCGCAGATCACTTGCCCGGAGCGGTGCGGCTCAGCCAAGAGGCGGGATGGCCACACCGGACACAGGATTGGGCGCTGACGCTTTCGCACTCCACAGGGGTTGTCGCGCTACAAGAGGGCGAAGTTGTAGGCACGGCGCTTGCCTCGGTTTTTGGCGATGTTGCCACCCTTAATATGATCATCGTTGATGAGCGCCTGCGCGGTCGCCGCCTGGGACGTCGTCTGATGGATGCGGTTATTGCGTATGCTGGTGCACGGGAAATGCGGCTGATTGCAACCCAGGACGGGCTGCCGCTCTATGAAAAGCTGGGGTTCAAAGCGATCGGTGACGTCGCGCAGTTCCAAGGGCTGGTTCGGGCCGCTCCACCCGCCGATGGGGTGAACACCGATGGCTACGATCTGGACCGTATGGTCGCGATGGATAGGGCCGCCTCTGGCCTGGAGCGCGGCGATCTGTTGAAGCAGATCTCAGAGCAGGGGCAGGTGTTTTACACCGACCAGGGCTTTGCCATGCTGCGCGATTTTGGCCGTGGCAAGGTGCTTGGCCCGATTGTCGCGCAAAATCTGGAAACGGCCCGCAGTTTGCTGGCGACAGCGGCGCACACAGAAAACGGCTCTTTTCTGCGCCTTGATACGCCGGTTCCAGAACTGGGCACATTTGCGCAGGAGCTGGGTCTGGAACCCGTCGGCGGCGGCACCTGCATGGTGCTTCAGCCGCAGCAGGCCACCTATGGCAACACCTTTCAGACCTATGGTCTGGTTTCTCAGGCTTTGGGGTAA
- a CDS encoding AzlD domain-containing protein codes for MSVAHWGVIGILALAAFSIRILGLIAGGRIRGSRHAWVLDDLPGLIVVSLVAASLAGQPLQTWVAAGAALGAAVLTNHVIATMVVGVVAFAGLAAFGL; via the coding sequence ATGAGCGTCGCGCACTGGGGGGTCATCGGCATTTTAGCTCTTGCCGCGTTCTCCATTCGCATTCTCGGTTTGATTGCAGGCGGACGCATCCGTGGCTCACGCCATGCGTGGGTGTTAGACGATTTACCGGGTTTGATCGTTGTCAGTCTGGTTGCAGCATCGCTTGCGGGTCAACCATTGCAGACATGGGTTGCAGCCGGCGCGGCACTCGGAGCGGCAGTTCTAACCAATCACGTTATTGCCACGATGGTGGTTGGTGTGGTGGCCTTTGCGGGTCTCGCAGCCTTTGGGCTTTGA
- a CDS encoding haloacid dehalogenase type II produces MTFRPKYITFDCHGTMINFDMAGAATDHYSNILSAEALAKFIQDFSAYRLDEVLGAWKPYAEIVYNALERACKRNNLAFDPAIAKEIYHRVPTWGPHADVPAGLANVAHEIPLVALTNSMNAQIPHNIEKLGSPIAHVFTAEDAQAYKPQMRAFEYMFDQLGCGPEDVLHVSSSFRYDLMTAHDLGITNKVWINRGHEPANPYYGYTELPDLSGLAKVVGL; encoded by the coding sequence ATGACCTTCCGCCCTAAATACATCACCTTTGACTGCCACGGCACCATGATTAACTTTGATATGGCCGGTGCGGCGACGGATCACTACAGCAACATTCTGTCCGCAGAGGCACTGGCAAAATTCATCCAGGATTTTTCAGCCTATCGCCTCGATGAAGTTCTGGGGGCCTGGAAGCCATATGCTGAGATCGTTTACAACGCGCTTGAACGGGCTTGCAAACGGAACAATCTGGCCTTTGATCCTGCGATTGCGAAAGAAATCTACCACCGCGTCCCAACCTGGGGACCCCATGCCGATGTGCCCGCTGGGCTGGCCAACGTGGCCCATGAAATACCACTGGTGGCGCTGACCAACTCGATGAACGCGCAAATCCCCCACAATATCGAAAAACTGGGCTCGCCCATCGCGCATGTGTTCACAGCCGAAGACGCGCAGGCCTACAAGCCGCAAATGCGGGCGTTTGAGTATATGTTTGATCAGCTTGGGTGCGGACCAGAAGACGTCCTGCATGTATCGTCGTCTTTCCGCTACGATCTGATGACAGCCCATGATCTGGGGATCACCAATAAGGTCTGGATCAACCGCGGCCATGAGCCGGCAAACCCATACTACGGCTACACAGAACTCCCCGATCTTTCCGGTCTGGCAAAAGTGGTTGGTTTGTAA
- a CDS encoding aspartate aminotransferase family protein, with protein sequence MNTQLHSNALHELDRQHFVHPVSSWQGHEARGVRILKSAKGATVTDSEGRQLLDGFAGLWCVNAGYGHESVVEAAAEQMRRLPYATGYFDLGSEAPIKLAAELADRAPGDLNHIFFTLGGSDAVDSTIRFVRYYWHSKGQPQKDQYISVEQGYHGSTSAGAGLTALPTFHDGFGVPFNWQHKIPSHYLYRNPVGSDPATVIAASVAALRAKVAELGQERVAAFYVEPIQGSSGVLVPPKGWIKAMRDTCAELDILFIADEVITGFGRTGPMFACEEEGIVPDMMTTAKGLTSGYSPMGAVFLSDHVYQTIAEGAGPKAVGHGFTYSAHPVSAVVALEVLKLYEGGLFENGIKMGDRLQKGLAGLSDHPLVGDVRGRGMLAAIELVTDKDKKTPVPAELQAATRLFDRAWNNGLIIRAFPQGVFGFAPPLCCTADEIDAIVDRTKQVLDLTLEDPEIRAVLRG encoded by the coding sequence ATGAACACTCAATTGCATTCAAACGCGTTACACGAATTGGACCGTCAGCATTTTGTGCATCCGGTCTCGTCCTGGCAGGGACACGAAGCACGGGGTGTTCGCATCCTGAAAAGCGCAAAAGGGGCCACCGTTACTGATTCTGAGGGTCGCCAGCTTTTGGATGGTTTTGCCGGTCTGTGGTGTGTGAACGCCGGCTATGGCCATGAAAGCGTTGTTGAGGCGGCGGCCGAGCAAATGCGCCGTCTGCCCTATGCGACGGGGTATTTTGATCTCGGCTCTGAGGCCCCTATCAAATTGGCGGCTGAGCTGGCGGACCGCGCGCCAGGGGATCTGAACCACATCTTCTTTACGCTTGGCGGCTCTGACGCGGTGGATAGCACCATTCGTTTTGTGCGCTACTATTGGCATTCCAAAGGCCAGCCCCAGAAAGACCAGTATATCTCGGTTGAACAGGGCTATCACGGCTCTACCTCTGCAGGCGCGGGCCTGACAGCGCTGCCGACGTTTCACGACGGGTTTGGTGTGCCGTTCAATTGGCAGCATAAAATCCCGTCGCATTACCTGTATCGCAACCCGGTGGGAAGCGATCCTGCGACCGTTATTGCCGCATCGGTTGCCGCCCTAAGGGCAAAGGTTGCAGAGCTGGGGCAAGAACGCGTTGCCGCCTTCTATGTAGAGCCGATCCAGGGCTCATCTGGCGTCTTGGTGCCGCCAAAAGGCTGGATCAAGGCAATGCGCGACACCTGCGCCGAGCTGGACATCCTTTTTATCGCGGATGAGGTTATCACCGGGTTCGGGCGCACTGGCCCAATGTTTGCCTGCGAAGAAGAAGGCATCGTGCCCGACATGATGACAACGGCAAAGGGGCTGACCTCTGGCTATTCGCCAATGGGGGCCGTGTTCCTGTCAGATCACGTCTACCAAACAATTGCCGAAGGGGCGGGGCCAAAGGCCGTTGGCCACGGCTTTACCTATTCAGCGCATCCGGTCAGTGCGGTTGTGGCGCTGGAAGTGCTGAAGCTTTATGAGGGCGGGTTGTTTGAAAACGGCATCAAGATGGGGGACCGTCTGCAAAAGGGTCTGGCCGGATTGTCAGATCACCCCCTTGTTGGGGATGTGCGGGGCCGGGGGATGCTAGCGGCAATTGAACTGGTCACGGATAAGGACAAGAAAACCCCGGTGCCCGCCGAGCTCCAGGCCGCGACACGTCTGTTTGATCGTGCATGGAATAACGGCCTGATCATTCGCGCCTTTCCGCAGGGCGTGTTTGGATTTGCGCCGCCGCTGTGTTGTACTGCTGATGAAATCGACGCCATCGTTGATCGAACCAAACAGGTGCTTGATCTCACCCTGGAAGATCCGGAAATCAGAGCCGTGCTGCGCGGATGA
- a CDS encoding Lrp/AsnC family transcriptional regulator, with amino-acid sequence MDATDRKLLDLFQKDAKTSVQSFADATGISKASVQRRIRALRDAGVIKSEVAILDPKSLGLGITAIVSVELERDRLDQIDAFKRKAREDRQVTHFYCIAGEADFILVVMAKDIAGYEAFTHRFFFSDRNVRKFRTSIVVSTEKATSELPIS; translated from the coding sequence ATGGACGCAACAGATCGAAAGCTGCTCGATCTTTTTCAAAAAGATGCCAAAACTTCCGTGCAATCATTTGCAGATGCCACAGGCATTTCGAAAGCTTCAGTGCAGAGACGGATTCGGGCGCTGCGGGACGCGGGTGTGATCAAAAGCGAGGTCGCAATTCTTGACCCAAAATCTCTCGGCCTTGGCATTACTGCCATCGTGTCGGTAGAACTGGAACGTGATCGGCTTGATCAGATTGATGCATTCAAGCGTAAAGCGCGTGAAGATCGGCAAGTAACGCACTTCTATTGTATCGCGGGCGAGGCAGATTTCATCCTCGTCGTGATGGCAAAAGATATCGCAGGCTACGAAGCCTTCACACATCGGTTCTTCTTTTCTGATAGGAATGTTCGCAAATTTCGGACATCCATCGTAGTCTCGACCGAGAAAGCAACTTCGGAGTTGCCAATCTCCTAG
- a CDS encoding FAD-binding oxidoreductase: MQFASYWHETAAPFEAACPAPVSGHFDVAIIGAGFTGLSAAHRLAKAGVSVAILEAEHVGAGASGRNGGHLNNGLAHDFASAKSHLGATRAQALYQAYDHSIDVIEELIEAEGIQCDFRRSGKLKLASKPSHVTAMKANFELLNKEVDPETRWLDRSELKDEVGSDRFHGAILYGKSAMMHMGRYVCGLAQAAQRHGATIWENAPVTARSKTAKGWQLDTMRGSLTADRVIAATGAYSAQVKTAPLGFFRRRIIPVGSFIVATRPLSQIEVAEVMPGNRTCVTSLNIGNYFRLSPDNRLIFGGRARFSADSNQRSDAKSGAILRKSMTEIFPQTQNIDIDYCWGGLVGMTKDRFPRAGEADGMIYGMGYSGHGAQFSTLLGQKLANKAMGVKEDTPLDGLNWPTIPAHSGQPWFLPLVGLWFGLKDRLS, encoded by the coding sequence ATGCAGTTTGCCTCCTATTGGCATGAAACAGCTGCCCCGTTCGAGGCGGCATGCCCTGCCCCGGTAAGCGGTCACTTTGATGTTGCCATCATCGGGGCCGGCTTTACCGGGCTCAGCGCCGCACATCGCCTTGCCAAGGCGGGGGTGTCTGTGGCGATCCTGGAGGCAGAACACGTTGGCGCCGGGGCCTCTGGACGAAACGGTGGCCATCTGAACAACGGCCTGGCCCATGATTTTGCCTCTGCCAAATCCCACTTGGGCGCGACACGCGCCCAGGCGCTGTATCAGGCCTACGATCACTCTATTGATGTTATCGAGGAACTTATTGAGGCTGAGGGCATTCAATGTGATTTTCGCCGCTCAGGTAAACTGAAACTGGCCTCTAAGCCGTCTCATGTTACGGCTATGAAAGCGAATTTTGAGCTGCTGAACAAAGAGGTCGACCCAGAGACCCGCTGGCTCGACCGCTCTGAGCTGAAGGATGAGGTTGGCAGTGATCGCTTTCATGGTGCGATCCTTTATGGAAAGTCTGCCATGATGCATATGGGGCGCTATGTCTGCGGCCTGGCGCAGGCGGCACAGCGGCACGGGGCCACGATTTGGGAAAACGCTCCAGTTACTGCGCGATCCAAAACCGCAAAGGGCTGGCAGCTTGACACCATGCGCGGCAGCCTGACCGCAGATCGTGTGATCGCCGCCACCGGGGCCTATTCTGCGCAGGTTAAAACCGCCCCCCTGGGGTTCTTTCGCAGGCGCATCATTCCTGTTGGCTCCTTCATCGTGGCCACCCGTCCGTTGTCCCAAATCGAAGTCGCGGAGGTCATGCCGGGGAATCGCACCTGTGTAACCTCGCTGAACATCGGGAACTACTTTCGCCTGTCCCCGGATAACCGGCTGATCTTTGGCGGGCGGGCGCGGTTTTCTGCGGATAGCAATCAGCGCTCAGACGCAAAGTCGGGCGCCATTTTGCGCAAATCCATGACCGAAATCTTTCCGCAGACCCAAAACATCGACATCGACTACTGCTGGGGAGGTCTTGTTGGCATGACCAAAGATCGCTTTCCCCGGGCGGGCGAAGCTGATGGCATGATCTATGGCATGGGCTATTCCGGCCATGGGGCGCAGTTTTCAACATTGCTGGGGCAAAAACTGGCGAACAAAGCTATGGGCGTCAAGGAAGACACGCCTCTGGATGGGTTGAATTGGCCGACAATTCCCGCCCATTCCGGCCAGCCCTGGTTTCTTCCGCTAGTGGGCCTGTGGTTTGGTCTCAAAGACCGCCTGTCGTAA